The Chionomys nivalis chromosome 16, mChiNiv1.1, whole genome shotgun sequence genome includes the window tttctatatttctgcATATAAGTACTTACAGTAAGGAACCAAAAAGTAAACCTCAGAATCATAAAGCCTTTAAGAGTTTGAAAGGACTTAATGTCATGTACAGAACCCTTTGTGGAGAATCCTGTCCTGTGCTGTCCTTGAATGCTCCTTGGCTTGCTGATCTCACTCTGACTCACTTGGTATGGACAGAGAACTAGTCTTCAGAGCAGCTTTGAAGACAggctctcccacccccaccaccatctTCTTTCTCTAGGTTTGCCAAGGGGAACagaagtattctttttctttttgatacaggGACAAGAGAGTGAGAGTGACCTAATTTCTACAAACCTCCCTTTCTTCTAtatatcttccttttttttttaattctccaaCCATCACTTATAAGTTTCCATAAACAGGGTATCTACATTCCCCTTAAATCTGGTCTTGGATTGAACTCAATCCTTGACGTGTGATCTGAAAGGACAGAGTCCATGAGACCATATGGAATTGAATTCTGGTCCCATACTTCTCCTACCACAGCAGGTAATTTAGCACCCctccatgctcacacacacacacacacacacacacacacacacaccctttgttGGATCATACTGTGGAACAAACTCCTGAATGAACCTCTGACAAGCCAAAGCTCTCCCCTTTAACAAAATCTAAATGTTGAgcttcacatttatttttgccTACTTTCTCCGTGATGGTTTCAGCCCTTCCTGTTCCAACCTGTCGAGATCGTTCTGAATGTTGGTACTGACATCCATCATATTAGCAGAtccctcccagctttctgtcaTCTGCAAATGTGATCAGCATGCTCCTGTGTCTTCTTCCAAGTTTTGGATGAAAGctcactgtattttttaaaaagtcttttaattTAGTTGATTTtggtccaattttttttttgataattttgtaGAACTATCTAAACGCAGGAGAACCCAAGCGATGAAGTTCAACCTGATTCCAAAACAATGcgattaaaataaatatgttttgcaAAATTGAGCTAGGCCTCAAAGGTAGCATCAGCACGAACCAGACTTTGACATGGGCAATCTGTATTTGGGGCAAAGCTAACAATTAAAttggataaatgtttgttgaTGAAGATGATGACTCCAGACTAACAGACTGAACAGTGCAGAGACAAGCAAACACActggattgatttttttcaatgcaGAGACAGGTCCCAGCTGGGACAACTCAGCGGACTGGGGAGATACCGCCACTGAATGAGAAACCAGGCCACGGAGACTGATAATTAGATAGTTTGTGGATAGAGTATCATtcgctgggggtgggggtaactTTTCTGGATTGACCATCAGTAGTAATGTCAAATGCCCTGGGACGATGTCAGATTGCGTGCCACAGCCTTAGCTAAAGCATTGTCTATAAGCCTCCTTGATGCAGAGAATtacagagggagaggcagaggtgcttgcgggggggggggggggggagtcttcATGCCCAATTAGTAATCCCCACTCTCACTGCAAGCAGAGAGTGTGAAATGTGACTCCTAACTTGGCCTCTGATAGATGTGTTTTGCTTTGTGACCTTGGTCCAGTCAACTTTTTCACctctctttgttttgatttccttATAGGACCTCGGGGATAAAGACTCCTTAGTGGTAGTGTGGTTCCTGCACTTACTAGCACACTTGATAAACGACCAGAGTAAAAAGTTTGGTCAAAGTAACGATATACAAGGTACCATGTTGAAGTTTTGACAAATGTCATCATATTTAAACTTCACAAACAATCCTGGGAAGCAGATAATATTAGCAAATAACaaagatgaggaagctgaggcattAAAAGATCAGTTTCTCAAGGTCACCTAGCTAGTAAATGCTGGCCCTGGGATTTTCATCTTCTAGCCTTGCCTGCTTTCAAAGCCTGAGCTTCCAGTCAGTGCATTATTCTGTTATACTATTACACTGTCTGAGACTTGACTTTCATCAGGAGATGCTACTTAAAATCAGAGTAAGAGTCCTCAACCTTTGGTGCTGAGGATATACCATACTACTTATAGGGAGTCTTGTGATCAGGAGTAGGGAGGGCTTTGCTGCCTAGAATGAGGGTAGGGAGGAGGGCAAGAGGATCTCAGCATGTACAGCATCAGTTCTGTTAACACTGCAACCTAAAAGGAGTCCACCCAGCAAAGGCTGTTCTTTGCCAGGCATTCACTCAGATGCTGCAAATGATGAATTAGCCACGGGAAAGGCAATCAGATCGACCAATGGGATACCCCCACATGGGTCTCTTTTCATTCGTGTTTCTAAGCTTGTCTTCAAGTAGAGGTAAATCCCCTTCCAGCTCATAGCAATGAGACAGTGTGATACAGTGTCTAACATGAAGAATTATTCAATAACCAGGgccactttcttctctctcacctGTACTGACTGTATTTTACTAGAACTCTGCTTTCCAAAGTCCTATAAAAATGACCTTATCATGCTGGAATATTTCTCAAAAATCTTTTAGAGCCCTTCTTAGTGCTATTCAAATTTAAGGAAATCTGTAGGCTTCATactggtgagattttttttttatggtgccctacgttaaattaaaatgttgatATGTTTTGGTTGACTGAAATAatcatttatgtttttttcaaAATGGTTCTGTCAGCCTTGTGTGTCTGATGCTCAAAACCCTCTTCTGGTGTTAAATATGGTAATCATTTCCACTGCAGGGAGGAGAAAGCCAAGCACAGGAGCCAGGTgacacaggcaggaggcagaaaagACAGCATTCTATCCAGACCTCCTGATGCCAAGGTCAGGATTTGCTCCTCCCCATGGTCTAATCCCCCCAAATAAGCAGCAAGATAATCAATGAAGATGCAATTCGGTAAGCCGTCTAAGGATAACTTGGGGCTCACCCAGAGGGTTTGATCACAACGTGAGAAACACAATAGTCACGATTTCCAAACAACTACATCTTTAGTTCACCTGTTCAGCTTTTCATTGGCACCACCAGGAACCCTGCAACCATACGTGCGACAGGGGTAGCCCTGTCAAGGTCATCGTTAAGGCATTTAGAGCTTCAATAAGGCACAAGTTATTCGGCATAGTGAACGAACGAGTTgctaaatgaaatgaaatctatagaaaaggaaaagggaggttACTGACTAGCAACAGTCCCAGGCGCAGTCATCCAATCAACTCTTGTTACTATTGTCATGACTGGAGTAGCATAATCACTCAAGAGCATGCGTAGAACTTACTCTGGAATAATCCAGATCTCTGGGTGTCGCATCTGACAAAGCGCGGACGAGGGCATTCATCATACAGATGGGAGGAGACGGTGGGGAAGGCTGCGAGGGCTCCTGCTGCAGTGGGCTCTTTGGTTTGGAAGGCAGCCGGCCTCTCCTCCCTTTCAGACTATCTGTACGCACAACTgatgagacacagagagaaaaagccAGGTTTAAAGATCGCATTCGGAATAGGCATAAATCACGAAAAGGAATCCAAACACATTAGAGCTTGGCACTGATGAATGAGAGCCACCATTTCAAAGCAGTGTTAAGTCTGGAATAATGCTCAGCAGTGACTGAGTTGAAATAACGAGGGGAAGAAAGTTATCCCATACTTACATGTGGTGATGAGTTAGCTCTGAAAATCTCCATCTCAAATAGaacaatggctttttaaaaaaaattgatttttgagAAATTAGAATAAGCAGTCCTCAGTGTTGGGTAAATATAGATAccgttaaaaagaaaatgtttgagagaaagagacaatAGTAAATCTGCTGCCTTGATATAGATATTAGCAGCTTTCGCTGTTTGAGGTCATGAGTAAGCAAACCAGATGAAaagcatgtgttcttaccttctTTAACCATGCCGACGCTGAGACACTTCTGGAATCGGCAGTACTGACATCGATTGCGGCGTCTCTTGTCCACTGGGCAGTTTTTATTTGCCAGGCAAacatattttgcatttttctgcACCGTTCTCTGAGAAAACATAATGGGAGAGATAGTCAACTAATAGTTTCTGGAAAGAGGTAAGACCTGACAAgatgtattttaattacaacGTGAAAAGCGACAGTGCAATTTGTATAATTAGATAAATTTAATTTCCTAACACGCTAGCCTGCaggaaaaacaattttattagtGTTCCTGGCTGACAGTGGAAATCATCTTGGGTTGTTCTGAAGCGGGTCTCAGGAGGCACCCAACTCTGAATGATAAAATCATATCTGAAATTACCAGGTCAACATATCGTACCTCAGAGGATTAGATTATCTCCACTTTTAATATCCCCCTGGGAACAATTTTCTACTTGTTTTACTCCCCTGATTATTGCTgaccttattaaaaataaaatcagaattatCTGGGCTGTCCTATGTATGGCATCACTATTGTAAGCCAGATAGGACAATAGCTGATTTTGTTACTCAGTAGAGATGTAATCATACAGAGTGAAGTCAAGAGTTTGTCTtgttaaaatatatagaaaataatattttctttctaaaatatatagggagtcatcttttaattaaaaagtaaatccaCATGATTGCACTACTTGGCTCACTCTCTCTTTAAAGGATACATATAATAAACTGCCCATTTCCAACTTCCAATTCTTAAAGTTGGATAGAAAAATCACTATCATATCCATGAAAGAAAACCCAAAGCTGAGtaagaacaagagaaagaaatatgacTGTCATATACATCCCAATATTTCATAAATGACTGTTATTATTGACACCAAAATGAACCACATTGTCAAAGACACATCATAGAACTCGATGTTGGAGATAAAAATAACATCACAGTTTTCTGAATCACGTGGAATTTTGAAATAAGACATAGAGCAATAATTAGACGTAATCTTATGCTCCAAATGTAAAACGATGCTgtaagaaaacaaccaaaaaccccATGGAAACCTCTGCGCAGGTGTTTGTGTTTTTACCACTTAGGATAGGATGAATCGCTCTGAAAGGACCTGACCTACACAAGTCCACCCAGAGCAGAACTCTGAATTCACTTGGGAAAGAAGTCTGGGCTATGTATTAGAAGAAGTTCAGGTAAACTGTGCTTAGTGATCTGTTTTGGGTTCAAGATTCTAGTTTCCCTCTGACTCTTTGTTTTCCACTCTTCTTATTTCCCAAGTTTCAGTTTTACCTCGTCACCTTCTCATTTCCTTTAAGGGAGTGATTACACACATGCAAAGCCGACCTACGCCAAGTCGAGACATGGCTGCTGGGTCTACAGACTTGCGGGTTTCAGCACCTCCAGTCCCTGTATCGACAGGAGCCTTTCACAGAAGCCCTCTTTCACAGAACACGCCCCTACCTCCTAGCTCTCTTTCTCCACACTGTCCTTAAGGCCATGTGCCCATTTACTTTAGGTAACACATTTTCCCGATAGCCTGAAGCCTTCCCCATATCTGTGTACATCTGCACAGTGTAAGGACCCAGAGATCGTTACAGTTCAATCACCGAATTCCTATCATTAACTGCACTTCAtgtcacatttttaaagaattcaatTTAATGGTAGAAAGCCACTGGATAAATCCGGCTCTGGTTTCCTTAATTAACAGATCTGTGGGGTGGTCCAACCCCAGGATGCCCCCACCCTTTCAAGCATAGATCTGTTTCCAAGGGGATGGTGAAGAAAAGGGAAGTTGTTGGGGAATGCTGCTGCACATTTTCAGACTTGGGATGCTAGACTCCCATGTCGCGATGAGTTCTCGTTGATTTGGGGATGGTTCTACCGTAGTTTTCATTCAGCTCTTACTGGAAGGTCTCGCTTTTCTCCCTTCCTGCTGATAGTTCACTGCCCTTCAGCATTTCCAGTGAAATgcttcacataaaaaaaaaaaaaatcaaacctgcTAAAGGGATGTAGTGATGTGGAAGTAGCTTTGGGAAATCTTGAGTAGGTAacaggggatgggggaggagacagaaaaagggaggaggCTAGCCTGGGGCTGGGCtcttgctcagtggtagagcacctgcccagCAAGCACAAAGCCCTGTGTTCCATCTCCAACACggagaaaaaaacaaaggctAACCTCAAAAGGAAGTTCCGCCCTTAAAATGCTATAAGCTTGTGTGTCTGTAGGGATTTAACATGGCCACATCTTTATCCAGACATCCTGTCATCTACCTAGAGAATTCAATGCGTGACATGATAACCATCGTCACATCAAAATTAACTGCCTGTTGGATATATGTATAATTACCAGCATGTACATTGTCATAAAAACTTCAGAGTTTCCGTTCATTGATAACTAATGTTTTATGGCTCTTTAAAGACTAGGAAGTGCTCTTGTATGCTGCTATCTTATTTAATACAGGTTTTCTCTGGGTGTGAGTCACTGGCTGGGAAATTAAGATCTAGCAAGAAGACTTATGGCCAATGTTATAAACTGGTAGGTGGTGACGAGTTAGGATTCCTACTTGAATCTTCCAGCCCCAAGTTCAGCATGCTCCTAAATATACTCTATTTGCCCCCCCCAAATCCTAGTCACCCAATCAACATTCCACTTCACCTATGTCATCTGTGTGGGTCTGCGCATGCTTGAAGTATCAGTAGGTTAGGGTGTAAAGAGAGTAAGACAGAAATGTCTAGAACCATCAGAGACTCAATGacaagagaaagaacaagagaataAGCAAGCTgagcccccacacacacacacactaacacacacacccatcagaTGTGGAAAGACTACTGAACTCTAGGGTCAAGCGAAACCAGTGGCCTCTATCCCACACACAAGCCAAGCCACTGCCCAAGCCTGCCCAAGGCGTACTCTCTAGGGCTCAGTTTCTTTGCTGGTAGATATGGTGAGCTTGATGACACTCCCACTGTAAAATTCTTCACTGTATCTATGAGAGAAGGATCAACGTGGGTACTGTGTCTGTGCACAAACCTAGGGAGGCAAGTGTTTCTAGAGGACAGGGTAGACTGGCCAGGCCTGAGTTCTACCTTCCTCCTGTCTATGGAGGAAGCTGtcccaaaatgactctagctggtTTACCCCGCCCCAAATTTGCCACTGCAGAACTGTGAAAAGGAGGCATGTTGGGAGCACACAGGTATGAGTGgaccccctgtctccacctcactcTCTGAGGATGACTTCTGTGACAGCTGGCTGACCTCTCTGAACCTCCGTTTTCTTCTCTAAGAAACAAGAATAATTATCCTCTATCTGCAAAGCACAGGGAATACAAACAGCTACTGAGTGACCAAAATTCAATCTTAAGTCTGTCTGATTCTAGACTTGCAGCTCTTTCTGTGAAGACTGAGAGACAAATTACCTGGTCTGCCATGCAGGCAGTATTCTCTCAGGCTCTCTGGGTATGTATAGGCAAGGAGGAATAATAAGGACTTTTGGGCATTATTGAAGTTTAGATACTTTAGAAGTTGCAGAAGTTCCtgcccaggaaacaaacaaacaaaaacaaacaaaataaacaaataaaaacccaaacgcTCAGAAGGCAATGTCAGGTCAAGAGGTTGGGGCGGACCCATCAAGTTCATGGACAGCTTGAGTTTAAAAGCCCTGAGAAAGACGGGTCTAAAGTCCTAGCTAGCCTAGGAATAGGATGCATTGTGAGTAGGCTTTCAAACTGGCAGGGGCAAGAATGTTGCTAAACTCACTTAGCTGTCTCTGCAAGGAGCCTGACTGGAGAGCGGAGGAAGCACCTGGAGGAGGCATGCTCTCACCTTGAAAAAGCCCTTGCAGCCCTCGCAGGTGCGTACCCCGTAGTGCTGGCAGGCGGCATTGTCCCCGCACACCGCACACGTGCCCTCGCCGGATGATGAGCTCCTGTTGGGTGGCGATGGCAGGCTAGGGCTCTCTCCCAGAAGGCTGGACGCCGTAGGGGAGGCTGTGAGGCCCAGCGGTGGGAAGGTTAGCGTGGCCGACCTCTTGGCCAGCGGGAGCCCGTACGGGTGGCCCTCGAGTGCAGCAGCTTGGCTGCCGGCGGCGGCCGCGGCTCCTAGGGGCAGGCTGAGTGCAGCGGCGCCTGTGGGGTCGTAGCCGAGGTGGTGGCCGCCCGCTGGGCTGGGCGCTGGAGGGTGCGGCGGCGAGGGCTTGAAGTGGAATAGCGGGAAGCGCGCAGCAGCCATTGGGGGAACCGCCTTCATCTGCGGGTCCAGCAGCTGGCCCGGTGCGAGGCAGCCAGGCGCCGAGGGCAGCTCGTCGTCCCACAGCGCCCCCGCCTGCGGGGGGAAGCCTGGTGTGGTTGGCGTGGACGGCGGAGACTGCTTGAAGTACATGGAAGTGCTGGGCACGACGTCGTCCTCAGGgccagagggaggaggaatggacggctgctgctgctgctggtgatggtggtggtggtggtgatggtggtggtggtggtggtgatagccGTGTTCACGGCCCTCTTCCATCTTGATCAAAGGCCGCGGCCCGGAAGGCGGCATTTGGTACAGGCAGGAGGGCTTGAGTTCGCAGCTACTGGGGTAGCCCTCCATGAAGGTACTGAAGCTGGGCAGGGACGTCGTGGCAGTGGCCATGATCCCTGTGCTACCGAGGTCCATGGTCAGCTTGGCGTAATCGGGGTTCATGATTTCTGTGGTGTATTCCGAGCCATAGGTCTGCGTGGCATAAGTGGACCCCGGAGGCGAAGGGCTATATTGGGCTTGCACGCAGGGCATATCTGCAGGGACAGAGACAAGGGCTCAGAAGCCAGTCGACACTCCTTTGCCAGCTGGATTCACTGCTTTTGAATCAGGAAACAAAGAAAGTGGCATCCTCTCCCACCTGCTGGCAAAGCCTGAGTGTCCCAAGTTTACTTTCTTCCTTGGTGGGAAGATAGTTGAGTCCCTGATTGACAAAGGGGCCACAGGAGCGATAGAACCTGATCTGCTGGGGGATAACTTTATCCTCCCTTGCTCTGTTCAGCAGATCTGGatacaaatgttttctttccctcaaaagcccagagaaatttaaaaaaaaaatagttaaaatccTAAAAAAACCAACCGGAGTGGTCTCCCTAGCCATATCGAAGggcaagggaaaggaagggaatgcTTTGTTAATTTGGGTAGAAGGAGGCCATTGATCCCCCCTAAGACTTACACACATTAATTTGTAAACCCATGTGTTAGTGAAAAAGATGTCCTGTGTGGGACAAGGGAGGTAGTGACATGCTAACATTTCATGAGTGCCAACTAAGGCTGCCCACACAAGTTGTGGTCCGTGGCTGCTTCCCGCCCACTCCTCCAAACAGGATTAGCAGCCTGCGCAAACTGGACCCCTACTGATGACTTCAGCCAGCTTAAGCGGTGAGGTGGGCACGTAGGCCCAGGAAATGGACTCGGGGGAGTTGATGCCATCTGCAAAGAGAAAGATCAGCTGCAACACAGCACACCCACCAAACCCGCTTACTCTCTGCTGCACGGTGTGTGCGGATGCATTTATGTCTACTATGCTGCTTCCCCATTCTGACTAACATGGCATTCTGATCCAGCAAGGGTAGAGCCCTTTTATGACAACAGTTAACAGCTCTTCTAACAGGCAGGGCTAGTCTAGGTATTTTCTCATGAtggaaggggggaaaaaagaagaagaaagcaagttCAGAGCAGATACAGTTTCTCTGCCAGTTCAAAGCAGATACAGTTTCCCTGCCAGTTTGCCTCGGTTGGGCCCTGGAAGCAGGTGGTATGGCACTTGCTGTAATCCCAGAGGTTGAGGTGGGGGAGAAGGCCCTGGGAGTTACTGTCTCTACTGGTtgatttttctaataattttcctTCTTATGGCTAAATCAAAGTGGCAACAGGGGGGAGTTTCTGGTGGTTGGTTTTTCCGAGTCAAAGGAAACCCAGGTGCCTAGCTTCTTGGAGGGTGTGGCCTGAGGGTGTGACTAACAGAGAAGCCAATGCTTCACATTTCCTTTGACATCTTCCTCTTACCCACATTTCCAAATCTGATTGAGTCATGCGTGCATGGGATGAGATCTTGACTTGAAAAAGGGTGATGAGGGCCTGTTGGAAGAAGCAGCGATGAGGAGGAGCCAGTCCAAGCCTGCTTTCTTCTCAAGAGAGGCCTTGTGAGCTAGCTGGAAGCTAAAGGATTACTTATCTTGGTGTCTAGTTCTTAGTCTGAAATGAAAGCTGgtcatttaaaagaaagaacacagcCTGGTGTGTccatctttcccctccctttgcATCCCTAGGACTTCCCCCTTAAAGTCACCTGCCATTCTTCCTTGCTGTCCTTTCCCTTttgctctttgtctttctgaagtCTCCAACAGGAGGGTGACAGTATCTTTGGTGCCTACACAGGCCTGATTCTTCCTATCCCTTTAACAAATTTGTACAAACCAATTCTGAGGCCTTTACATCTCCGTCTTCGGTTCACATGGGTTTCCTCCTTGTCTCTGAGACTCAATTCTCCAAACACCAATACCACAAATGATTGGGGGTTTAGACCAATAAAAATGTCCCCTATCTCTCCAAGTGATTCCTTAAATGAATATGTTGGATATAAAAGGACAAACATAaagctattaaaaacaaaagatcctAATCTCTTTGGagtatttgcttttcttcttaggATACATAATTTTGAGAAATGGTTCATATAATCTCACTACTCTGCTTGGTAGCAACAGGGTGTGGTATACAGCGGAGCTTCGTGCCAGGAAGCCACCTGTGCTGTGAAATCCG containing:
- the Nr4a3 gene encoding nuclear receptor subfamily 4 group A member 3, with the protein product MPCVQAQYSPSPPGSTYATQTYGSEYTTEIMNPDYAKLTMDLGSTGIMATATTSLPSFSTFMEGYPSSCELKPSCLYQMPPSGPRPLIKMEEGREHGYHHHHHHHHHHHHHHQQQQQPSIPPPSGPEDDVVPSTSMYFKQSPPSTPTTPGFPPQAGALWDDELPSAPGCLAPGQLLDPQMKAVPPMAAARFPLFHFKPSPPHPPAPSPAGGHHLGYDPTGAAALSLPLGAAAAAGSQAAALEGHPYGLPLAKRSATLTFPPLGLTASPTASSLLGESPSLPSPPNRSSSSGEGTCAVCGDNAACQHYGVRTCEGCKGFFKRTVQKNAKYVCLANKNCPVDKRRRNRCQYCRFQKCLSVGMVKEVVRTDSLKGRRGRLPSKPKSPLQQEPSQPSPPSPPICMMNALVRALSDATPRDLDYSRYCPTDQATAGTDAEHVQQFYNLLTASIDVSRSWAEKIPGFTDLPKEDQTLLIESAFLELFVLRLSIRSNPAEDKFVFCNGLVLHRLQCLRGFGEWLDSIKDFSLNLQSLNLDIQALACLSALSMITERHGLKEPKRVEELRSKITSSLKDHQRKGQALEPTEPKVNRALVELKKICTQGLQRIFYLKLEDLVAPPSIIDKLFLDTLPF